The Leptospira koniambonensis region AAATATTCGCCCGAACTAGCGTATGAGAACAGATTCGAAAGCCTCTACTTTTCTCCAACGAGAAAAAAATTGTCTTAGCTCAATCCGTACTTTTTCTTTAAGTTAGAAAGTTCTTTTAGGAAAGATTCTCTATTCTTTATAGTAAGTGGTTTAAGATCCAGAGTAACTCTTTCTCCAGGTTTGCGGGGTGAAATCGTTTCACCCCCCCGTCCTTCTTTTTTCTTTAGGAGGGTTTCCAGGTTTTTGACGGAAAGATCACTCCCACTTTTGAGTAATTCTGAAACTGATTTTTGGTCCAGCCTTGCAATTGAGCTCAACTGTTTCACATACCTTTCCGTATAACCTAGGATCTTTCCAACTTCTTCTGCGGTTTTTTTTCTTTCTTTTCGAAGGAATTGGATCGCTCTTCCTACTTCCCAGGGATTTAAACTTTTACGTTTTTCGTTCTCTGCCAAGGCGATCTCGTAACATCTGTCTTCGGAGGCTTCGGTCTCTACGACCGGAATTGATTTCCAGCCGATGATCTTAGCTGCCTGGAATCTTCTTTCTCCAGCAACGATCTGGAATTTCTTACCTAATT contains the following coding sequences:
- a CDS encoding ParB/RepB/Spo0J family partition protein, whose protein sequence is MAKRSDFAGLDLLTAFGGDESLKKEILLSDIITNPEQPRVFGKEDVSDLVESMKRLGLIEPIVVRKLGKKFQIVAGERRFQAAKIIGWKSIPVVETEASEDRCYEIALAENEKRKSLNPWEVGRAIQFLRKERKKTAEEVGKILGYTERYVKQLSSIARLDQKSVSELLKSGSDLSVKNLETLLKKKEGRGGETISPRKPGERVTLDLKPLTIKNRESFLKELSNLKKKYGLS